From the Pirellulales bacterium genome, the window GCGGATGAGTCTTCGAGCCAGCGGTACGGATCGACGATCGTGACGCCGTGATACGTGTCGATCACGTCGTGGCGCGGTGTCGAAGGTGAGGAGATCGCTACGGCCATGCTCAACAACGTGGTGATGATCGCTATCGACATAATGGCGGCGCGCTTCGGGCGATGTGCGATCAAATGTACTCGCAGGCAATCAGCTCCGCAATAAACGCACGTTCTCGGGCATAGATCCCCGGAGCCTCCGATTCCCGCGGCCCGGCAATGTGGAGCTGCGACTCTGAGTCGGCCGGCGCGTTGACGATCCGCGCCAGCCACTCGCAGGCGCGCTCGACAGAGTCGGATTGCAGAAGATCGACTGCCAAACAAGGGCGAAGGAACACCACGTCTGCCGTTTGCTTGGTAAACATGGTCCCTGGCGATCGGTTTAGCTCATCGCCGCGGACGAGGATCAACGTGGCGTGGCTATCGCGCACGTTCCAGGCA encodes:
- a CDS encoding putative molybdenum carrier protein, with amino-acid sequence MSSIAVRSGGQTGVDRAALDFAQRHGLSYGGWCPRGGWAEDFLVPPGLLAAYPRLTETPSDSPEQRTAWNVRDSHATLILVRGDELNRSPGTMFTKQTADVVFLRPCLAVDLLQSDSVERACEWLARIVNAPADSESQLHIAGPRESEAPGIYARERAFIAELIACEYI